TTATATATATAAGCCAAATGCACGCATATATAACACGAATTCACATATAGATCACATCCAAGCATCCATAAGCATTAATATCCATACAGTCCACAGATCATCGAAACATAAAAAACAAGTGCGCAAGTCCAACATCAAACCAAAAGAACTTCACTCCTCGTGCGACCCACGGTCCCTATGCTCATCCTGAACTGAAGGCCACGAAGACCATGAGGACTGGCCTTGCTGGAGCGGCGCCGACGTGTAGCGGTGCTCCCACCCGGTGTGCGCGTGGTGGGTATGTGGCAGAGGGTAGCTCACCGCCGCTCCGGTCCCGTACTGTGGAGGCCGAGGAAGACCGCCACCCGGAGGCCCGAAGTATGTCGGAGGCGAAACAACCTGCCACCCAGGAGAACGTCCATctggaggagtcgggttcgaacccgctgACATTGACTGCACAAAGTAGACATGATCTCATTAGTAGCTACACAGACCTCGTGAAAACAATGGAGACCAATATATATACTCACCGTACTCCCCGTAGGGTCAATAGGTGCTGGACCGAACATCGTGGCGGGTAAAGGAGGCATGACAGCACCAGGGATCTGAATGCTCTGAATGTAGCTGGCAAAGTCCTGCCTCCAGCGCAAAGCCTCCTGCCGATGGGCCTCCTCTCTGGCCGCTATCTCCCGCCGATGGGCCTCCTCTCGGGCCTCTGTCGCGGCCCGCAGCTCGGCCAGCTCGGACTGCAATGTCACACCCAGGTAATTAGGTACATATGTAAAACCAATTAACGAGGAATGGAACTGAAGGTACCTGAACCGCTGCCAACGTGGACGGCTGCCGACGGCGTATGGGGACGTCGGAGGTCGTGCTGGTGGACCTACGAATCTGACGAAGGCTAGGAACGTTGGTCGGATCGATTGCGTTGTTGGCAATCGAGTACTGGCCGTGCGGTTTCCCTCCTCCCGTCCTCATCacgaggtctgtgtccaggggctgcTGGGTTGGATCGTAGTCCGGACCATAGCGCTGGCGAGCCGCCTCGGTGTACCGGGCCATCTTTTCATAGACTGTTCgggttggtgtacgcctcgggcccatctGCCGAGCTGAAGACGTTGTTCGGATCAGACGCTTTGCCCTTGTTCGACAAAGCGTAGCCCTCGTACAAGTTGATGACCTGCCCGTCATGGTAGCGGGACTGCAAGGAACACACAAGGACGATTACACGTAATGagatagaataaataaataaataaataaataaatcgaCAGAAGCTTACCCATGCGTCACAGTACTGTCCGAGGGAGCGGCTCCCTTGGTGGTGTGCCGGCCCTTGCCTCATCTTGGCACGTTCACTTCGACTGCGACGCTCCTCATACGACTCCGGCGTTCTCCAggcgtccacaatggcctcccagcagtccATGTATGTTTTGCACCATTCAGCAGGAAACTACATGACATGGCAGAAGATGAATCAGTAGTAACGTCTTCTACTTCATTTGCATGGAAGGAATCATAAGCAATGTTCCTTAATTACCTGCATGTAGATGTCCTTGGCAACGTCGGTCTCAGGGTAGTGGAGCATCTTCTTGGCGTCCGCGGGTGGCAGCCTCTCAAGCTTCACGTCAGCGTAGTAGGTGACGAGGACTTGGACGTGCGCCTCGTAGTACATGTCCTTCACCCGCGCCATGGCGGCCCGGTCCTACACCACCGACGCCCGGTCCTCGTACCCCTCGTCACATGTGAACCAGTCCTACATGTTTCATTAGTTCAAAAACGTCCAGCGAATGTGTATCGACAAAGCAGTGCAATAAGAACTCACCCAAAACTCCATCTTGATCTTTGTCGCGATGGGGACCTCGTGTGCGTCCTTGACTTTGTAGAAGTCCGACCAATGCCAAGGCACCACCTTGGTCCCGTCGTCGAGTTCGATAAGGCCAGGGTAGTGCTTCTTAATCAGGAGACCCAGCATGCCATTCGGACTGCGTGCACCACCCCCGCTCACAATCTGCCAGCCTCTGCACAAGtcagtaagaagaattgttagtctgaAGTTTTAatgttaaacatgtcatatgaataAGTCGTAAAAACATAAATGGTTACTTACTTAGAACCTTCAGGTCGAATCACAGGACGGTGCTCTTTGCCGACTCCATCATttcatagaacgcctttgcggtttccCACGCTGGTAGACCTTGCGCGAACCTGAGGAAGTCGAATCCCCTGGtgtctcctcctccccctcctcctcctccccctcctcctcctcgctgtcGTCTCCGGTCTCCTGCACGTCGTCTGAGGGAAAGAGCTGCTGCCCTCGCTGTCCTACGACGTGACCGAGTCTCCTCTGACGTCGGCACCTCCAACGCCTCGTCATCGATGCCTGTCGGTGTCGGGGCCCGTGCGTAGATCGACTTTGTGTTTCGCCGCGGTCTActtccgcccggcattttgtcCTATGCCTGCAAAAACAAAGACAGAGATtaaaccaattagcacatgaaTTAGAATAATAACAAAGTAATAATAACAAAGTAATAATTGCAAAAACAAAGTAATAATTAAACAATATGCCCACGTCTGAatcggaatttcggcagcacctccccgctgttctccagatacacgtccccGTAGGGAgtgtgtgtatccggagaacaaccggGAGGTGCAACCGAAACTACGACTCAGACATGAGCAAGACATGGaagctaacccatctacgcatccgtgggctgtccaaaaaacgtggacaatccgaaacagatacggttggaaGTACTACTTCCAACTGTATCAatttcggacgggagacacctaacttggTGACGCGACCTAGACCATGATACgggaagaggggttatacctaaggTGCCGAGGTGACGCTGTGCAGGCCGACGACCAAGGCACGGGGCTACTTCGGATCCTGCGCTTTTCTGAAACACAACAAAACAATATAAGTACAaattttcggcagaacctcccttgTACGGAGAGGTTTCCAGAACCTGCAAAAAGAATTCAACATCACATACACGGCTCGATGGCC
The nucleotide sequence above comes from Miscanthus floridulus cultivar M001 chromosome 18, ASM1932011v1, whole genome shotgun sequence. Encoded proteins:
- the LOC136519649 gene encoding uncharacterized protein, producing MRTGGGKPHGQYSIANNAIDPTNVPSLRQIRRSTSTTSDVPIRRRQPSTLAAVQSELAELRAATEAREEAHRREIAAREEAHRQEALRWRQDFASYIQSIQIPGAVMPPLPATMFGPAPIDPTGSTSMSAGSNPTPPDGRSPGWQVVSPPTYFGPPGGGLPRPPQYGTGAAVSYPLPHTHHAHTGWEHRYTSAPLQQGQSSWSSWPSVQDEHRDRGSHEE
- the LOC136523412 gene encoding uncharacterized protein encodes the protein MARVKDMYYEAHVQVLVTYYADVKLERLPPADAKKMLHYPETDVAKDIYMQFPAEWCKTYMDCWEAIVDAWRTPESYEERRSRSERAKMRQGPAHHQGSRSLGQYCDAWSRYHDGQVINLYEGYALSNKGKASDPNNVFSSADGPEAYTNPNSL